The proteins below come from a single Micromonospora citrea genomic window:
- a CDS encoding polyadenylate-specific 3'-exoribonuclease AS, with protein MVYRYFYDCEFIEDGRIVDLVSIGVVDEYGREFYAVSTEFDDSRAVPWVRRNVLDKLPSPADRAWRSRERIRDELYDFLVEPVRDRPGEQLELWAWYAAYDHVVLAQLWGAMPALPREIPRFTKELRQLWDDRGRPPLPDAASARHDALVDARHNLARWRAMTGS; from the coding sequence ATGGTCTACCGCTACTTCTACGACTGCGAGTTCATCGAGGACGGCCGCATCGTCGACCTGGTGTCGATCGGCGTCGTCGACGAGTACGGCCGCGAGTTCTACGCCGTCTCGACCGAGTTCGACGACTCGCGGGCCGTGCCCTGGGTGCGCCGCAACGTGCTCGACAAGCTGCCCTCCCCGGCGGACCGCGCCTGGCGCTCCCGGGAGCGCATCCGCGACGAGCTGTACGACTTCCTCGTCGAGCCGGTCCGCGACCGCCCGGGCGAGCAGCTGGAGCTCTGGGCCTGGTACGCCGCCTACGACCACGTGGTCCTCGCCCAGCTGTGGGGGGCGATGCCGGCACTGCCCCGGGAGATCCCCCGGTTCACCAAGGAGCTGCGTCAGCTCTGGGACGACCGGGGCCGGCCGCCGCTGCCGGACGCGGCGTCGGCCCGGCACGACGCGCTCGTCGACGCCCGGCACAACCTGGCGCGCTGGCGGGCGATGACCGGTTCGTAG
- a CDS encoding ATP-dependent 6-phosphofructokinase, whose protein sequence is MRIGVLTGGGDCPGLNAVIRAVVRKGVASYGHEFVGFRDGWKGPLEGLSRPLGIADVRGILPRGGTILGSSRTNPFKIENGVERIKDNLAAQGVDALIAIGGEDTLGVATKLHELGVHVIGVPKTIDNDLGATDYTFGFDTAVNIAMEAIDRLHTTAESHHRTLVVEVMGRHAGWIALHAGLAGGANVILLPERQFDVDQVAGYVEKRFQHQYAPIVVVAEGAHPLEGQMVLHNQELDAFGHVRLGGIGQWLAEQLEAKTGKEARTVVLGHIQRGGTPTAFDRVLATRLGLHAIDAAHEGDWGKMVAMQSTDIVRVPLAEATRELKTVPLERYAEAEVFFGS, encoded by the coding sequence ATGCGTATCGGCGTGCTCACCGGCGGCGGCGACTGCCCAGGTCTCAACGCGGTCATCCGGGCGGTGGTCCGCAAGGGCGTCGCCAGCTACGGCCACGAGTTCGTGGGTTTCCGGGACGGTTGGAAGGGTCCGCTGGAGGGCCTGTCCCGCCCGCTGGGCATCGCGGACGTCCGCGGCATCCTGCCGCGCGGCGGCACCATCCTCGGTTCGTCGCGGACCAACCCCTTCAAGATCGAGAACGGCGTCGAGCGGATCAAGGACAACCTCGCCGCGCAGGGCGTCGACGCGCTCATCGCGATCGGCGGCGAGGACACCCTCGGCGTGGCCACCAAGCTGCACGAGCTCGGGGTGCACGTGATCGGCGTGCCGAAGACGATCGACAACGACCTCGGCGCCACCGACTACACCTTCGGCTTCGACACCGCCGTCAACATCGCGATGGAGGCCATCGACCGGCTGCACACCACCGCCGAGAGCCACCACCGCACCCTCGTGGTCGAGGTGATGGGCCGGCACGCCGGCTGGATCGCCCTGCACGCCGGCCTGGCCGGCGGCGCCAACGTGATCCTGCTGCCGGAGCGGCAGTTCGACGTCGACCAGGTCGCCGGCTACGTCGAGAAGCGCTTCCAGCACCAGTACGCCCCGATCGTCGTCGTCGCCGAGGGCGCCCACCCGCTCGAGGGCCAGATGGTGCTGCACAACCAGGAGCTCGACGCGTTCGGCCACGTCCGCCTCGGCGGCATCGGCCAGTGGCTCGCCGAGCAACTGGAGGCCAAGACCGGCAAGGAGGCCCGCACGGTCGTGCTCGGGCACATCCAGCGCGGCGGCACCCCGACCGCCTTCGACCGGGTGCTCGCCACCCGGCTCGGCCTGCACGCGATCGACGCCGCGCACGAGGGCGACTGGGGCAAGATGGTCGCCATGCAGAGCACGGACATCGTCCGCGTGCCGCTCGCCGAGGCCACCCGCGAGCTGAAGACCGTGCCGCTGGAGCGGTACGCCGAGGCCGAGGTCTTCTTCGGCAGCTGA
- the proC gene encoding pyrroline-5-carboxylate reductase encodes MAGSVHTVAVIGAGKIGELMLSGLLRSGWPVDRLLATARRPARAEELTARYGVRVVDNLAAVDEAEVLAVSVKPQDAATLLEEIGPKVPADKLVISLCAGLPTSFFNRRLPEGTPVVRVMTNTPALVDEAMTAISAGAHATGAHLALAEEMFKPLGSTIRVPESQQDAVTALSGSGPAYFYLLVEAMIDAGILLGLPRQVAHELIVQTAIGSAVMLRDSGEHPVKLREAVTSPAGTTISAVRELEKHGVRAALLAALEAARDRARELAAQAD; translated from the coding sequence ATGGCGGGTTCGGTGCACACGGTCGCGGTGATCGGGGCGGGCAAGATCGGCGAGCTGATGCTCTCCGGGCTGCTGCGCTCGGGCTGGCCCGTCGACCGGCTGCTGGCCACCGCCCGTCGGCCCGCCCGCGCCGAGGAGCTGACCGCCCGCTACGGGGTGCGGGTGGTCGACAACCTCGCCGCGGTGGACGAGGCCGAGGTGCTCGCCGTCTCCGTCAAGCCGCAGGACGCGGCGACGCTGCTGGAGGAGATCGGGCCGAAGGTGCCCGCCGACAAGCTGGTCATCTCGCTCTGCGCCGGCCTGCCGACCAGCTTCTTCAACCGCCGGCTGCCCGAGGGCACCCCCGTCGTGCGGGTCATGACCAACACCCCCGCCCTGGTCGACGAGGCGATGACCGCGATCTCCGCCGGCGCGCACGCCACCGGGGCGCACCTCGCGCTGGCCGAGGAGATGTTCAAGCCGCTGGGCTCGACCATCCGGGTGCCCGAGTCGCAGCAGGACGCGGTGACCGCCCTGTCCGGCTCCGGGCCGGCGTACTTCTACCTGCTGGTCGAGGCGATGATCGACGCGGGCATCCTGCTCGGCCTGCCCCGGCAGGTCGCGCACGAGCTGATCGTGCAGACCGCGATCGGCTCCGCCGTGATGCTGCGCGACTCCGGCGAGCACCCGGTGAAGCTGCGCGAGGCGGTCACCTCGCCGGCCGGCACCACCATCTCCGCCGTGCGCGAGCTGGAGAAGCACGGCGTACGGGCGGCGCTGCTCGCCGCCCTGGAGGCGGCCCGCGACCGCGCCCGCGAACTGGCCG
- a CDS encoding Crp/Fnr family transcriptional regulator: protein MEMRLPEPGDALTGVEMFAGLEPEVRQRVIAAAVPRTYRKGQLLFVENDPGESLIVLRRGAVAVFRTAPTGERAVLSVIRPPDVLGEVSLLDASTRSASAEAIEDCAALALSRGAFMELVHSNPRILDAVMRSLGGLIRRLTEQNADHVFLDLPGRVAKTLVRLAGESQAPMITIELNQSQLAEMAGGSRQSVNQAIGSFANRGWLRTEGRRIVVTDVAALRRRAGMSDR from the coding sequence GTGGAGATGCGCCTGCCGGAGCCGGGTGACGCGCTCACAGGTGTGGAGATGTTCGCCGGGCTCGAGCCGGAGGTCCGGCAACGGGTCATCGCGGCGGCGGTCCCCCGGACGTACCGCAAGGGCCAGCTGCTGTTCGTGGAGAACGATCCCGGCGAGTCGCTGATCGTGCTGCGCCGGGGCGCGGTGGCGGTCTTCCGCACCGCGCCGACCGGCGAGCGCGCCGTGTTGTCGGTCATCCGACCGCCCGACGTGCTGGGCGAGGTCTCCCTGCTCGACGCGTCCACCCGCTCGGCCTCCGCCGAGGCGATCGAGGACTGCGCCGCGCTCGCGCTGTCGCGGGGCGCGTTCATGGAGCTGGTCCACTCCAACCCGCGCATCCTCGACGCGGTGATGCGCTCGCTGGGCGGGCTGATCCGCCGGCTCACCGAGCAGAACGCCGACCACGTCTTCCTCGACCTGCCCGGCCGGGTCGCCAAGACCCTGGTGCGGCTGGCCGGCGAGAGCCAGGCCCCGATGATCACCATCGAGCTCAACCAGAGCCAGCTCGCCGAGATGGCCGGCGGCTCGCGGCAGAGCGTCAACCAGGCGATCGGCTCGTTCGCCAACCGCGGCTGGCTGCGCACCGAGGGCCGCCGGATCGTGGTCACCGACGTGGCGGCGCTGCGCCGCCGCGCCGGCATGAGCGACCGCTGA
- a CDS encoding pyridoxamine 5'-phosphate oxidase family protein: MSNEPSSAAEARRRVTELAREARICMLTTIGVDGRLVSRPMGLQEAEFDGDLWFFAYADSAKVRQIRVNPEVNVAFSDSKRNSWVSIAGTAQEGYDRARAEQLWNPLLKAWFPDGLETPGITLVKVHASSAEYWDSPSSTVVNLFGYAKAAVTGKPPKAGENHEVSY; encoded by the coding sequence ATGAGCAACGAACCGAGCAGCGCCGCCGAGGCCCGTCGCCGGGTGACCGAGCTGGCCCGGGAGGCGCGGATCTGCATGCTGACGACCATCGGCGTGGACGGCCGCCTGGTGAGCCGGCCGATGGGCCTGCAGGAGGCCGAGTTCGACGGCGACCTGTGGTTCTTCGCGTACGCGGACTCCGCCAAGGTCCGCCAGATCCGGGTCAACCCGGAGGTGAACGTGGCCTTCTCCGACTCGAAGCGCAACTCCTGGGTCTCGATCGCCGGAACCGCGCAGGAGGGCTACGACCGGGCCAGGGCCGAGCAGTTGTGGAACCCGCTGCTCAAGGCGTGGTTCCCGGACGGGCTGGAGACCCCGGGGATCACGCTGGTCAAGGTCCACGCCAGCTCGGCCGAGTACTGGGACTCGCCGTCCAGCACCGTGGTCAACCTGTTCGGCTACGCCAAGGCGGCGGTGACCGGGAAGCCGCCGAAGGCGGGGGAGAACCACGAGGTCAGCTACTGA